Proteins found in one Kangiella sediminilitoris genomic segment:
- the aroB gene encoding 3-dehydroquinate synthase: MKTLDLRLISKESSYQIVIGKGLLSDSKTISEVIRGQQVFIVSNETVAPLYLDTLRSSLNQYQIFEYILPDGEVHKSFENYSRIINVMLDSGLRRNSTLIALGGGVVGDMAGFAAATYQRGIDFIQVPTTLLSQVDSSVGGKTAVNHPKGKNMIGAFHQPKRVVTDISTLHTLPENEFKAGLAEIVKVAVVCDEDFFNWLELNVDSILSGEEQALIYMINRACEIKANVVRQDEKEQGIRAWLNYGHTFGHAIENSLGYGQLLHGEAVSIGMVLAAEYASSEKLITKSKAGKIKQLLIKFSLPVNMKPFKRLLTADGLVDAMMMDKKNVDQCLTLILPKSIGEVTINHKVEPKSVRQFLRQYVA; this comes from the coding sequence TTGAAAACTCTTGATTTAAGATTAATATCAAAAGAATCCAGTTATCAAATAGTTATCGGCAAAGGACTACTGTCCGACAGTAAAACTATTTCAGAAGTCATAAGAGGGCAGCAGGTATTTATTGTCAGCAATGAAACGGTTGCCCCTCTATATCTAGATACCCTTCGTTCTTCTTTAAACCAGTACCAGATATTTGAATATATATTGCCAGATGGCGAGGTTCATAAGTCCTTCGAAAACTACAGCCGAATAATCAACGTAATGCTTGACAGCGGGTTAAGAAGAAACTCAACCTTGATTGCCTTAGGTGGTGGTGTTGTGGGGGATATGGCAGGCTTTGCCGCTGCCACCTACCAAAGGGGAATTGATTTTATTCAAGTTCCTACAACACTGTTGTCTCAGGTGGACTCATCTGTTGGTGGCAAAACGGCTGTCAATCATCCAAAGGGCAAAAACATGATAGGTGCATTTCATCAGCCGAAACGTGTGGTGACTGATATCAGCACACTGCATACGTTACCGGAAAACGAGTTTAAGGCTGGGTTGGCAGAAATAGTAAAAGTAGCAGTTGTTTGTGATGAGGACTTCTTTAATTGGTTAGAGCTCAATGTCGATTCCATATTAAGTGGTGAGGAGCAGGCCCTGATATATATGATTAATAGGGCGTGTGAAATTAAAGCTAATGTGGTAAGACAGGATGAAAAAGAGCAAGGTATAAGAGCTTGGCTTAATTATGGACATACTTTTGGGCATGCTATAGAGAATAGCCTTGGGTATGGCCAGTTATTACACGGTGAAGCAGTTTCCATTGGAATGGTTTTGGCAGCCGAGTATGCATCATCAGAAAAGTTAATTACAAAAAGCAAAGCAGGTAAAATTAAACAGTTATTGATTAAATTTAGTCTGCCAGTCAACATGAAGCCATTCAAAAGACTATTAACAGCAGACGGTTTGGTTGATGCTATGATGATGGACAAGAAAAATGTTGACCAATGTCTCACTCTTATTTTGCCAAAATCAATTGGTGAGGTTACTATAAATCACAAAGTGGAGCCTAAGAGTGTCCGTCAATTTCTTAGGCAGTATGTAGCATAA
- the pilQ gene encoding type IV pilus secretin PilQ gives MMRIKNEERMNKSKLGKTTMLIKMKKLIKNCSVLAGAMLFSWGVHASTLQSIDYNVLPGDKVMVRLSYSDMPPTPQEFTTNSPARISMDFAGVDSGLDYKTKDIGVGAVGSVTAIEAGDRTRVVINLSELVSFNSEIQGNAYVVTLDAGSGAGSAAASKPGTSSSYTASSEFDITGVDFRRGTAGEGRVLVTLGSPNVNVDLRQEGRTVIADFIGSDIDPDFIRRLDVIDFGTPAQLVETSRRGDTVRLSVRGNDRFDYLAYQADDLYTIELKPLSKQEIERREREKPKYTGERLTLQFQDMDLKAILHTLGDFAGINIVISDDVQGSMALNLVNVPWDQALDIILKSKGLDKRKEGNVMMVAPADVIAAREQQELEANKQQEELAPLRTELIQVNYAKASEVAALLATAGGEGDSSKVGVLSERGAVSVDARTNTLIVRDVSSKLEDVRRLITQLDIPVEQVLIEARIVTASDGFVRDLGARFGVSDTFNSQEAATSGSLTDTNFRLGLLDGQATLDDRMNVNLPVSNAAGSLGLTFARLADGIIVDLELSALEAENRGEVVASPKVITANQKEAFIKAGEEIPYQQSAGGAAAGGGATTIQFKEAVLELKVTPQITPDGRVILDLAITQDTRGEELVFDGVSGGAPAINTQEIGTQVLVDNGETIVLGGIFQHRTKYDETKVPLLGDIPLLGWLFRNTSRENSKEELLIFVTPKILKQGLKN, from the coding sequence ATGATGCGAATTAAAAATGAAGAACGGATGAACAAGTCAAAATTGGGTAAAACGACTATGTTGATAAAGATGAAGAAGTTAATAAAGAATTGTTCAGTGTTAGCGGGTGCAATGCTGTTTTCATGGGGTGTCCACGCCAGTACGTTACAGTCTATAGACTATAACGTATTACCAGGTGATAAGGTCATGGTGCGACTGAGTTATTCGGATATGCCACCCACACCACAAGAGTTTACAACGAATAGCCCAGCTAGAATTTCGATGGACTTTGCTGGCGTAGACTCCGGCTTGGACTACAAGACGAAAGATATTGGTGTAGGAGCTGTGGGCTCTGTTACTGCTATTGAGGCAGGAGACAGAACTCGCGTTGTCATCAATTTATCAGAACTTGTATCGTTTAATAGTGAAATACAAGGCAATGCGTACGTTGTGACACTTGACGCTGGTTCTGGAGCAGGTTCGGCTGCGGCAAGCAAGCCGGGAACAAGCTCAAGTTATACTGCTAGCTCTGAGTTTGATATTACAGGCGTTGATTTCCGTAGAGGAACTGCTGGTGAAGGACGTGTTTTAGTCACGCTAGGTTCACCTAATGTCAACGTAGATTTACGCCAAGAAGGCCGCACAGTTATTGCTGACTTCATCGGTAGTGATATTGATCCTGACTTCATTCGTAGACTGGATGTGATTGATTTTGGCACGCCCGCCCAGCTTGTTGAAACGTCACGTCGTGGCGATACTGTTCGCTTGTCAGTTCGTGGTAATGACCGTTTTGATTATTTAGCTTATCAAGCGGATGATCTTTACACTATTGAACTCAAGCCTTTATCAAAGCAAGAAATAGAGCGACGTGAGCGTGAAAAGCCTAAGTACACAGGTGAGCGCCTGACATTGCAGTTCCAGGATATGGACTTAAAAGCAATCTTACATACTCTGGGCGATTTTGCCGGTATAAACATCGTTATCAGTGATGATGTTCAAGGCTCTATGGCTTTAAACCTAGTTAATGTTCCATGGGATCAGGCTTTAGATATCATCTTGAAATCTAAAGGCTTGGACAAGCGCAAAGAAGGCAACGTGATGATGGTTGCTCCTGCGGATGTTATCGCTGCTCGTGAGCAACAGGAACTAGAAGCTAACAAACAGCAAGAAGAGTTAGCGCCTTTGAGAACGGAGCTTATCCAGGTAAATTATGCTAAGGCGTCAGAAGTCGCAGCCTTGCTAGCAACGGCTGGAGGTGAAGGGGATAGTTCAAAAGTAGGTGTGCTTTCCGAGAGAGGCGCTGTATCTGTAGACGCTAGAACCAATACTCTAATCGTAAGAGACGTATCATCAAAATTAGAAGATGTCCGTCGACTAATAACACAGCTCGACATTCCAGTAGAGCAGGTACTTATTGAGGCCCGTATCGTGACCGCCAGTGATGGTTTCGTCCGTGACCTTGGAGCTCGATTTGGGGTTTCTGATACCTTCAATTCACAAGAAGCAGCTACATCAGGTAGCTTAACGGATACCAACTTTAGACTCGGCTTACTTGATGGTCAGGCAACTCTTGATGACCGCATGAATGTGAATCTACCAGTGAGCAATGCAGCAGGGTCGCTAGGCCTTACCTTTGCTCGATTGGCTGATGGTATTATTGTCGACTTGGAACTTTCAGCGTTAGAAGCTGAAAACCGCGGTGAAGTAGTGGCCAGCCCGAAGGTAATCACTGCAAACCAGAAAGAAGCATTTATCAAAGCGGGTGAAGAAATTCCATACCAGCAAAGTGCCGGTGGTGCAGCCGCTGGTGGTGGTGCGACAACCATCCAATTCAAAGAAGCTGTTCTTGAGTTGAAAGTGACGCCACAAATCACTCCTGATGGTCGTGTTATTCTTGACTTGGCCATTACACAAGATACGCGTGGTGAAGAACTGGTATTCGACGGTGTTTCAGGTGGTGCTCCTGCTATTAATACTCAGGAGATAGGAACTCAGGTATTGGTTGATAATGGAGAAACCATTGTATTAGGTGGTATTTTCCAACACAGAACCAAATATGACGAGACGAAAGTGCCTTTACTAGGCGATATCCCACTACTGGGCTGGTTATTCAGAAATACTTCTAGAGAAAACTCAAAAGAAGAATTGCTGATATTCGTAACACCAAAAATTCTTAAGCAAGGCTTGAAAAACTAG
- the aroK gene encoding shikimate kinase AroK, with protein MKGKRNIFLVGPMGAGKTTIGKQLAEILKLEFVDSDHELEERTGAPIDWIFDIEGEEGFRKREEKIIEELTERQGIVLATGGGAIVSDKSRNHLAARGVVVYLETSIEQQLERTRRDKRRPLIQNGNPKATLEDLMAEREPLYTEIADLTVATNISSVKSVAKEIVELMEQPIA; from the coding sequence ATGAAAGGTAAGCGCAATATCTTCCTAGTAGGACCAATGGGAGCGGGTAAAACCACCATTGGAAAGCAGTTAGCCGAAATCTTGAAGCTTGAGTTTGTAGATAGCGACCACGAGCTTGAAGAAAGAACCGGTGCGCCTATCGATTGGATATTTGATATCGAGGGTGAAGAGGGCTTCCGAAAGCGCGAAGAGAAAATTATTGAAGAGTTAACAGAACGGCAGGGGATTGTCCTGGCAACAGGTGGCGGAGCAATTGTGTCCGATAAGAGTCGTAATCACCTGGCAGCCAGAGGCGTGGTAGTTTATCTAGAAACTTCAATAGAGCAGCAGCTTGAGAGAACACGCCGGGATAAACGCAGGCCGTTAATCCAAAATGGAAACCCTAAAGCTACGCTAGAAGATTTAATGGCTGAAAGGGAACCCTTGTATACTGAGATTGCCGACCTGACGGTTGCTACCAATATTAGTTCAGTGAAATCCGTGGCAAAAGAAATTGTTGAGTTGATGGAACAACCTATAGCGTAA